The Oxalobacter aliiformigenes nucleotide sequence CGTAATTCCCTTCGGGAATACGCCTTTTCCAGTTCATCAGCCCTGTCATCTGTTTTCGCTGCGGATATAAAGTCCGATCAATTCGGACTGTGCCAGAATATGTCCTTCCATCCGCTTCACAATTTCAGCTTTGGTCGTATTGCCAAGGTCAGGCAAAACCGTATCCAGAGCATACAACTTGAAAAAATAACGGTGTGTTCCGATCGGAGGACAGGGACCACTGTATCCGGCAAACTGCCGGTCATTGATGCCGATCAGCGTCCCTGCCGGCAAGTCCCCGTCGGCAACACCTTCAGGCAATACACCGGCAACAGGAGGCAGATTGTAAAGAACCCAGTGAACCCATGTCATCTTCGGCGCAGCCGGATCAGGAGCATCCGGATCGTCCGAAATCATGACCAGACTTTTTGTGCCGGCCGGTGGAGCTGTCCATTCCAGCGGCGGAGAAATGTTTTCACCCTCACAAGTATAAAGAGCCGGCATCATTTCATTATGTGAAAATGCCGGCGAACGTATCGTCATCGTCATACACAATTCCTTTCACAGGATTCTCAGATATTGATCGATCTTCAGGGACAAACGTCATTCAACCGGAATATTGCGGACCGTTTCGCTGATGGCTTTCGGCAAACGGATTGCCAGTACGCCATCGACATAGTTTGCCTGTGATTTTTCACTGTCAACATTTTTAGGCAAAGCAATTGTCCTTTCGAACGAACCGTATGCCCGTTCAACAAGATGGTAAGTGCTTCCTCCGTTTTCACGTACCAACTGCTTTTCTCCGCGAATGAAAAGCGTATTCCCGACAATCTGGATCGAAAAATTTTCCTTTTCGACACCGGGCATCTCGACCCGGACAACCAGATCGGAAGCCGTTTCTTCCACTTCCGCATTGATCAGCCCCCAATAAGGAAATGAATCATTGTCATTTCCGTATTTAGGCCTTTCGTAACGGACCAGCGCGCTGCCGCACCGGCTGAGCAATTCGCGCCAGCCATCCGACAGACTTTCCCAGGCACGGGTCAGCTCACGTCCAATACTTTTCCCGGCCTCTTTCAAGGAATCAAGCATAAGTTCCTCCTGATAACAACAAGAAAACGCTTACGTCATTTTCAGATAATAACGTACTTTTTCAACCGCCAGAACAAATTTCCTATTTCTTTTCAGGAATATACCCTTCCGCCTGATCGGCCCCCTCGCCAAAGAAATGATTTTCCATCTGTTCCTTGAGATAGGCGCGCGCTTTGGGATCGGCCATATTCAAACGGTATTCATTGACCAGCATCGTTTGCAAACGTATCCACGCCTGCCACGCCTCCTTGGAAACGTTTTCATAAATTTTTTTTCCCAGTTCTCCCGGATACGGAGGGAAATCCAGCCCTTCCGCTTCCTTGTCCAGCTTGATGCAATGAACAGTTCTCGTCATACCTTTCTCCTTCAATAAATTGCTGTTTCGATTGGAGCCCGGCCAGTCAATCAAAGTTTCTTGATCAACACCTGGGATTTGCGCTGCCAGTTATATATTCTTTGCCGGTCTTTCGGCAACTCCTCAACACTGGCATAAACAAAACCTCTGCGCAAAAACCAGTGAGCCGTCTGGGTTGTCAGAATAAACAATCTGTCAAACCCCAGTGCCCGTGCCCGGTCTTCCATGTGATTCAGTATTCTTTCCCCGTCCCCTTCCCCCTGAACATCCGGATCAACGATCAGACAGGCCATCTCGGCCATTTTTTCTGCCGGAAAAGGATACAGGGCTGCACAACCGAATATAACACCATCATGTTCGATGACCGAAAAATACTCGATTTCACGTTCCAGTAACTCCCTGCCCCGTTTGACCAGGGTACCGTTGGCTTCATAAGGCTCGATCAGTTTGAGAATCGCCCCGACATCTCCGATTGTCGCTTCACGCAAGGATTCGACATTTTCATAAGTCACCATCGTTCCGACGCCATCATGGGTAAACAGTTCCAGCAACATTGAACCATCTGTCGCATAGGGAACAATATGGGTTCGTGGCGTTCCGCCAATACAAGCTTTGGCTGCATAACGGAGATAAGACATGGCTTCCTGTGACAAATGTGCCGTTTTTAGCAACGTTTCGACCTGATGCGAAGTCAGTTCCCGGATCTCGTCACCTTTCACATCCCGGACAAGAGGGGTTTCCGTCAGGAAAATCAGTTTGTGGGCATGCAATGCCAATGCTGCCGAAACAGCAACATCTTCCATACGGACATTGAAGGCCTCTCCTGTTGGGGAATACCCCAAAGGTGAAAGAAGAACCAGATCTCCCGACGCCAGAATAGGATGAATACTGTCGTAAGCGATTTTCCGGACTTTGCCCGTCCATTGCAGGTCAATACCATCCAGTATCCCCAAAGGCGTCGCCGTGACAAAATTGCCTGAAATAAGACGTATTTCAGCATGCGCCATTGGCGTGTTCGGCAACCCTTGGCTGAATGCCGCCTCAATATCCATCCTCAACTCGCCGGCGGCCTCTTTGGCGCATTCAAGCGCTTCAGGATCGGTAATGCGTGTTCCGTTATAATACCGGCTTTTGACATGGCGCAAATCCAGCTGTTCTTCCACCTGCGGACGTGATCCATGCACAATGACCACTTTGATACCCAAAGCATGCAACAGTGAGATATCGTGAGCCAGAACAGGTAACATACCGGCTTTTACCAGCTCCCCCGGAAAGGCGACAACAAATGTCTGTCCGCGAAAAGCATGTATATAAGGAGCGACAGAACGAAGCCATTTGACAAATTGTTCTTCCATAATGGAAATGATCCGGAAATAGATTAATCAGTTTATTGTGGACAAAAACCGTCTCCTGTTCTTCTTCTCTAACAAAGCCCAGGAAGATATTGCCTCTTGAAGACATCAAAACATCTTTGAGATTATAATGCGCACCGACATGAGCGCTTCCGAATCTTTATCCAAAAAACCACGTTCCTTCAGACAACCGAAACCGGCTGCCGGTGAAATTCTGCGAACGCCCGTTCCTTCTATTGTCTATCCTGAAGAGCTGCCGGTTTCGGCTCGACGCGAGGAAATCGCCAAGGCCATCCGGGATCATCAGGTCATTGTCGTTTGCGGTGAAACCGGCTCTGGCAAAACGACCCAGTTGCCCAAAATCTGTCTTGAACTTGGCAGGGGACAAACCGGTTTGATCGGACACACGCAACCACGCCGGATCGCCGCCAGTACGACGGCAAATCGCATTGCACGGGAGCTTAATTCACCGATCGGTGAAATTGTCGGTTACAAAATCCGCTTCACGGACAAACTGAGTGCCAAGGCATCGGTCAAACTGATGACGGATGGCATTCTTCTGGCCGAAACGCAAAGCGACCGTCTTCTGAAACAATACGATACGATCATCATTGATGAAGCTCATGAACGCAGCCTGAATATCGACTTTCTTCTGGGGTATCTCAAACAGCTTCTGCCGAAAAGACCGGATCTGAAACTTATTATCACTTCCGCGACAATAGATGCGGAACGTTTCGCCCGCCATTTCAGTACAGATAAAGAATCCGTTCCCATTATTGAAGTATCCGGCAGGCTGTATCCCGTCGAGATCCGTTACCGCCCCGTTCTTGACAACACGACACAGGAGGATAAAGACAGATCCGATACCCGCCAAACCCGTGATCTGATGGAGGCTATTGTCGATTCTGTCGATGAACTGTTCAGAACAGGTTCAGGAGATACCCTCGTTTTCCTGCCGGGGGAAAGGGAAATCCGGGAAACGGCAGAAGCCTTGAGAAAACATCACCCGCCCCACGTCCAGATTCTGCCTCTTTATGCCAGGCTTTCTGCACAGGAACAGGAAAAGATTTTCAAGCCTGCCAATGCAAGAAGAATCATTCTGGCGACCAATGTGGCAGAAACATCCCTGACCGTTCCGGGCATCCGGTTTGTCATCGATACGGGACTTGCCCGTGTAAAGCGCTACAGTTACCGGAACAAAGTCGAACAACTGCATATCGAACCTGTCTCGCAGGCAGCCGCCAATCAGCGTGCAGGGCGTTGTGGACGTGTTGCATCCGGTATCTGTATCCGGTTGTATGACGAACAGGATTATTCTCTCAGGCAACCCTATACCACCCCTGAAATTCTTCGGTCTTCGCTGGCATCTGTTATTTTAAGGATGAAATCCCTGAAACTGGGAAATATCGATACCTTTCCCTTCATGGAACCACCCCTGAAAAGGGCCATTGCCGATGGATATCAGCTTTTGCAGGAATTGGGGGCACTTGACGAGTTCAACCAGATGACTCCGGTCGGACGGGAACTGGCCATGCTTCCGCTGGATCCCCGTATCGGCCGCATGATACTGGCGGCCCGCGATCATCAATGTCTCAAAGAAATACTGATTATCGCATCGGCCCTGTCCATTCAGGACCCGCGCGACAGGCCCATCGATGCGCAGGAAGCTGCCGATAACGCC carries:
- the argA gene encoding amino-acid N-acetyltransferase, with product MEEQFVKWLRSVAPYIHAFRGQTFVVAFPGELVKAGMLPVLAHDISLLHALGIKVVIVHGSRPQVEEQLDLRHVKSRYYNGTRITDPEALECAKEAAGELRMDIEAAFSQGLPNTPMAHAEIRLISGNFVTATPLGILDGIDLQWTGKVRKIAYDSIHPILASGDLVLLSPLGYSPTGEAFNVRMEDVAVSAALALHAHKLIFLTETPLVRDVKGDEIRELTSHQVETLLKTAHLSQEAMSYLRYAAKACIGGTPRTHIVPYATDGSMLLELFTHDGVGTMVTYENVESLREATIGDVGAILKLIEPYEANGTLVKRGRELLEREIEYFSVIEHDGVIFGCAALYPFPAEKMAEMACLIVDPDVQGEGDGERILNHMEDRARALGFDRLFILTTQTAHWFLRRGFVYASVEELPKDRQRIYNWQRKSQVLIKKL
- a CDS encoding oxidative damage protection protein, coding for MTRTVHCIKLDKEAEGLDFPPYPGELGKKIYENVSKEAWQAWIRLQTMLVNEYRLNMADPKARAYLKEQMENHFFGEGADQAEGYIPEKK
- a CDS encoding Hsp20/alpha crystallin family protein encodes the protein MLDSLKEAGKSIGRELTRAWESLSDGWRELLSRCGSALVRYERPKYGNDNDSFPYWGLINAEVEETASDLVVRVEMPGVEKENFSIQIVGNTLFIRGEKQLVRENGGSTYHLVERAYGSFERTIALPKNVDSEKSQANYVDGVLAIRLPKAISETVRNIPVE
- a CDS encoding YbhB/YbcL family Raf kinase inhibitor-like protein — translated: MTMTIRSPAFSHNEMMPALYTCEGENISPPLEWTAPPAGTKSLVMISDDPDAPDPAAPKMTWVHWVLYNLPPVAGVLPEGVADGDLPAGTLIGINDRQFAGYSGPCPPIGTHRYFFKLYALDTVLPDLGNTTKAEIVKRMEGHILAQSELIGLYIRSENR